A window of Phragmites australis chromosome 2, lpPhrAust1.1, whole genome shotgun sequence genomic DNA:
TCGAAAAAACATAAGGCTTATTGACTTTGGTGTCATATTGGATTGCATGAACCGGGCAGTCCATCCAAGTACTAACCTGATGAGGAAATATTTGGACATAATCCTATACTTCAACAGTAGCAAAGGCAATATTCTCATGTGAACGTCCATGACCAAAATTTAGGATTTACTTCGGGAAAAGCTGAATTTCTGTAGAACCAtgtgaaatgattttttttgggggggagggggggggggaccatGGAACGGTTTAAAAAGTTCTTGTaagactaaagaaaaaaaagtaatttGAGGTACATTTTCCTCCTCCATAAGGTTCTCTTGATGGCACGACAAGATGTTGATAAGCGTCACTTTGCACAAAAATACAATGCATGGCGGCGTCATAAAACTACTCTGAAACCACTACATATTTGTAAGTTGGTTTTTAACTATGACTGGTCTCACTGCTAGGGGAGAAGGAGACCTCTGTTGGAGCAATCAAAAGGTCTTCCAGTAGGATTTCAGGTGGTATTTTTCCTATTAGTTTTTTTGTGAGTATAACCTTTTTTTCCAAAGGTTGAAATTTCCTGAGTATAATTTCTATCTCCTATTCTATAGGGATCACCtgaatttttttactaaaagtGGAAGAGTtacattttaattttttcagaAAAGAAAGAGCAATGGATTCAATTTATTTCTCTTTACACAAAGTTATCGAAATTATTTCTTGAAAGGGGACCGAGATAGTAGACTGAGTCGGTTAGAGCTGATTAATCTTGATTTGAAAGGAAAATCATATACAAATGTTGATGAAAGAAAGTGTCTTTCACAAATAGAGTACAGCGAAAACTAAGTCATAAGAATGGTTCAAGCTTGAAGTAGAGGCGGAGAAGTAGGAGACACCAAGGTTGTCTggacaatcttttttttttctttggtttgaTGGccaataatatgtatttatactaATATTTAGAGTGTAAATATACAAACATGCATATAGGAGGCAGACAGAGGTGTATGTCTTATACTGTACAACTAGGGAGCGGATTAACCTAGTAATTATCCATACGATTGGTAAGACGCTTGCTCTAGTAATGGGTCATCTATTTCGGCGCCGTACTGCACCAGCGTGTTAGGCACCCACCACTTACATTATCGTGTCAGACAGCTACCATTGCACCAGTATTAAATATTGGTCACCTGACTACACATGGGGCGGCCTACGGGGTCCTCCTAGTTGATTTTTTGAAGGATTTGAAATCTCTGGGTCATCGGAGGGGGCCAAAGCCTGGTGGTCTGGTGGTCTTTGGGTTGAGATTTCTAAAGCCAAGGGATGTCGAGGGTTCTTAACGACGGTTTCCCCAACAGGAATAATAATGATAGAGATCATGCCGCATTCATCCAATACTTTTCTTTAGAATCTTCCGTGATCCAGAATAGAACCCATAGGGCACATCAATTCGACCCACTATAAAACGAGGAGTAGCTCGTTTACTTTATTCATCACCAGTAATTCTTAAGGAGTACAATACCTTAAGTTTCTCTTACAATACCCAGCCATAAAAATGTAAAATTACGGAGTGCTTTCTGTTTGTGGTGCAATTCCTTTGCCCTCCGTTCGATCAGATCAATCTATATACCCCGTATGTAGTATGTATGTATCAGTATAACCAGGATATTTTTGAAGGCTGTATAACTAGGAAATAATAGCGGAGGCCGTCAGAGGTTCATGTCCAGCACGAGAGGGGTGTCGTCCCCTTTCTCCACGCTGAACGTCTTGTGCACCTTCCCCGTCCCCGTCGTGAGCTGCACGACGTACGTGCCGTGGTATCCCCTGAACTTGAAGTGTCCGTCGCTGTCGATGTGCCCGCGCGCGTGCGACGTCCACTCCCTCCGGAGATCAACAAATCTGCAGATGCAGAGCACAAGTGCCCGTCAGTCATCAGGTTACATTCTGTGCGATAAGATTGGTGTTCTCAGAGTCCGTTTGTGAATGACCTTTCGCCGGCGTCGTTGACGGTACCGTCGGAGTTGACGAGGCACGCATCCTGGCGCCACATTTGGCCCTGCATGAACCCCCAGAATATGACGCCCTCGACGGCCGGGTGCGCGTACGCCTCCCGGAGCACCACCTCGAGGTCGTCGGCTCGGAGGTCGACGTCGGACTCGCACACGTCGAGCTCGGTGAGCCAGATGGGCAGGTCGGTAGTGGCGAGCTGGTCGAGCGAATCGCAGATGATCTCTCCCACCGGGTTGGTGACGTGCCCCTGCAGGCCGATGCCTCCTACCGCCGCGCCCTTCTGCTGCAGCGCGTTGATCTGCTCGATGTACTTCTCCGGCGTCGCGTTGGGGTCGTTGCCGCACTCGACGTTGTAGTCGTTGACGAAGAGCGTGGCGCCCGGGTCCAGCTGCGCGGTCTCGCGGAACATGAAGGCGTTGATGTCGTCGCCGAGGCGGTCCTGGTAGAAGCTGCCGTGAAGCATCTCGTTGTTGACGTCGTAGTGGGGGAACCTGCCGGCGTAACGGGTGAGGAGGCTCTGGAGGCGTCCTTGCACGGCCGACATGAGCTGGTCGTTGGCAAGGTTCTTGATCCACTGCTGCACGGTGTTCTCGACGGCCCAGAAGATGCAGTGGCCGCGCACGGGCTTGCCGTAGCGGTCACAGAAGTCGAGGAGCGCGTCGGCGTCGTTGTAGTTGAGCTGCCCCTCCTGCGCCTCGGTGTGGTACCACTTGAGTTCGTTCTCGAAGACGGCCCAGTCGAAGTGCTTGGTGAAGAAGTCGACGAAGGCCGGGTTCTGGATGACGCTGGTGTTGATGCAGGCGCCGAACGGGAAGTTGCTGTCCATCTGCATCACGCGGATGGACGCGCCGGAGATGCCAGACGCAGCCGCGCCGAAGTTGAGAACGACGTCCCGCTTGCGCACCTGCAACAGATGTACAACAAAGCACCATCCATCTCGATCAACCGATCAATGTGCACACCAGGAAATGGTGGACTTCAATTTGAGGTTGCCCGAAATCTTGTTTGGGATTTGGTGGCCGCGAGTGTCCTTCTCACTACCAGTAAGTAGTGCCTATCGAGGTTATTATATGATTATATCTACATGTCCACACCGAAGCGTATCACTCCTATAAGGGTTCCTATGATGAGCCTTTTTACTACGGTTTAAATTTAGTACCTCCTAAGTTATATTTTTTGGTACCTTAAATAATGGTAAAAAGGCTCAGGTAAGTTTATTTCGTGCTAACTGATCGCCTTGTACCGCATCACGTATGTTCGCACCACGTAAAATACGTTGTTGATGCCAAGGCCATCATTTGTGGGCCAAAACAAATGTCGATGAAACCTATCGATTACCTAGCTAATAAatggttttattttttttaaagtgtgATCCCATATGCACAGTTTTTATTGAAGACTAAGGCGTTCGAGACAGGAATTGAACCCACGACAGACTCAATCTCTCCCTGAGGCTTTGCCACCGGACTACAAGCCCGTTCATGAATGGTTTTAAATTTGATACAGTAGATTAGCGCTCACCTTGTCAGTCTTCTTCCTGAGTTTCCTGAACCGCGCCTTGCGGTCCGTGGCAAAGACCTGGAGATCCATCACCTTCACATCGACACCGGCGGGCGCGCCCTGGACGTACACCGCCGCGCCGCACGGGCTCTTCTTGAGCCGAAACGCGCCCTTGATCTCCGTCCACTTGCCGGCCTCGGCGCAGACCGCGCCGCCGTCGACCACGCACTCGTCGTCGACGCGAAGGTTGACGCGCACCGCGTGGCTCACCCCCTCCGCGCCGTCCCCGAGGCTGATCCACCCGGCGACGCGGTACGTGACCCGGGGCTTGAGCGCGCCCGTGATCGCCTGGCACAGCCCGTTCGTCTCGTCGGCGCGGCCCGACGCGAGGATGTACCGGCCGCTCGGGCTGTAGTCGTCCCCGACGGTGTTGATCGTCTCGGTGGGGACCTTGGCCGGCACCTCATTGTGCACGGACAGCGTCGTGCACGAGCCGACCGGCGCCCAGCCGGCGAGGCCGTTCTCCAGCCTGCTGTTCTCGATCAGGTTCACGTCGAACACAACCTCCTGAAAAAGAAAACTCGTACGCGTACAAATGAAGTGAGGCAAGTGACACTCAGAGCTGTATGACTTGTGCTACTACTGAACATTGTACGTACCTGAGTGCAGGCCATAATACTTGACCACAGGAAGGAGCAGGTGATCGCTGAGAGTTTGGATGGAGAAGGAGGGAAACTTGCTTGGTGTCGATTGGTCTGTGGTGATGAGGGATCGCAGCGGCTCACCTTATTTAAAGGGCAGATTGGTCGATTGTCAAAATCACCGCGAAATAGTTCAAAAGCGCACCGAACGCCAAAACGTCGTGCAAACTCGAAGCAACCACCACAGGCAGGAGTCTTTCTTCCTCTCTGTGCCGCTTTTGCGTAACAGTAAAGAATGCGCAAGATCCGCCCAGCCTTGCGGGGCTCAGAGTGCGCGCGCGGCTGGCAGGCGGCGGCGTCGTGCCCAGCATGTCAGCGGCGATCGCAGGCGGCGGAGTGCAACGCCGGGGTGGCTGTTCCGATTAGCtgctcttttgttgttttttgtAAGCATCATTACCAACACCCCAAGCATCACTCAAGGGTCCGTGCATTTCTTGGCTTTGGGAAGAGACAAATAAAAGCGATTGGTTTAGTCACTGTTATAGCAGTAACACAAACGTGGAATCGTCATGAAGCACACCCAAGGGAGGAGATTCTGATGGTTCCGTTGGATTGGTCTTCAGATTTGTGAGCATTTGTACTAGATTACTTCTGTACTTGTCTAACGTAAACCGATCGATGAATTGCTAATGCGGCAGTATATATTTACTCTAGGATAAAGAAAAATGCTGTAACAGTTTACCAAGAAATGTAGCAACAGGCAGCAGCATTGCAGCACCAACGTTGGACCTGTTCATGGCGACGAAGATCGATCAATGAGAGTGCGACGTGTCCTATTTGCAGCCGCCCCACTACGGTCGAAATACAAAGCTTCAAGACACGAACATCGGCTAAAAGTAGTAAGGTCGGTTGACATATCGTGTTGTCTAAAATATATGTGTGATCTAGGAGAACAACAGAACCAGTAGCAGCAGTGGTGTTGTGTGGACATGGATCTTTTTTGGATCTTGGCTTGGTCGATCGATCTCACACCTGAGTACGCAATGGGGCTGCGCGTGCATGGAATTCAGCTGCATGACGGCTCATTCAAGGCAAGATAGAAAAGAGAAACAGAGGATGAGAATGAGAAGCTGGATTCAGCGTACATGCGAAGTGTGTGCTCTATCCGGATCTCAAGCTGATGGGATTGAGATCGGTCACGTTTGTTCAGTGTGGAATGTGGTGCATTCACAAAGAGGAAAGCCAACGAAACGCCCCCCTAAAGCTACGCATCTGAATTGCCATGCATGGCTCATGACAAACTGAACATTTGGGAAACACGCACCTAGTGCCTCTTTTGGTATCCAGGAATGGAACAAACGCAGgaataagaaaaatatagaaTTCTAATAGGAATGAAGTGCAAAATAGAGGATTGCAAAACACAGTAAAAATTTAGAAATGACCGTTTGGATGgagtgtaaaaaaaaaacacaagcaTTAGATGAGAGAGATAGACACAAATGATTTTTTCCATAAGGTTAGACCTCATGCTATGAGTCCTATGGATCAAACCAATCCATAGGAATTTAAGAGGATTTCGAGAAGGGCAATCCATTGTTTCAAAGAGCTTGATAGGAAATTTTTCTATGAGAATTGAATCATCCCAAATTCCTATTATTTTCTCCATCCAAAGGAGGCCTTATAGAGTATCGATTAACTTGTTAATGTGAAAATTGTTAAATGATGTGACGAAGAAAATGATAAACATTTATACATTGGATGATTTTCTTTGGAAAAAATCTATACAACCTCTGAACTATCGACTATTGTATACTTAAAACCTTGAACAAAAACTAGGTATTATGGATCTTAAACTTTGCAAAAACATCTACTTAACCCACTAACCTGGTTTCTAAGGCTATCTTTGCCTCATTGGTGTCCACGCTGGTACTAGTTTTTACCACATATGTGGGGATGGGCACTGGGACCGCATGTCAGTGGTCGCACCGGT
This region includes:
- the LOC133895963 gene encoding endo-1,4-beta-xylanase 1-like, which codes for MACTQEVVFDVNLIENSRLENGLAGWAPVGSCTTLSVHNEVPAKVPTETINTVGDDYSPSGRYILASGRADETNGLCQAITGALKPRVTYRVAGWISLGDGAEGVSHAVRVNLRVDDECVVDGGAVCAEAGKWTEIKGAFRLKKSPCGAAVYVQGAPAGVDVKVMDLQVFATDRKARFRKLRKKTDKVRKRDVVLNFGAAASGISGASIRVMQMDSNFPFGACINTSVIQNPAFVDFFTKHFDWAVFENELKWYHTEAQEGQLNYNDADALLDFCDRYGKPVRGHCIFWAVENTVQQWIKNLANDQLMSAVQGRLQSLLTRYAGRFPHYDVNNEMLHGSFYQDRLGDDINAFMFRETAQLDPGATLFVNDYNVECGNDPNATPEKYIEQINALQQKGAAVGGIGLQGHVTNPVGEIICDSLDQLATTDLPIWLTELDVCESDVDLRADDLEVVLREAYAHPAVEGVIFWGFMQGQMWRQDACLVNSDGTVNDAGERFVDLRREWTSHARGHIDSDGHFKFRGYHGTYVVQLTTGTGKVHKTFSVEKGDDTPLVLDMNL